A DNA window from Haliovirga abyssi contains the following coding sequences:
- a CDS encoding HEAT repeat domain-containing protein produces MSGNNLKSIIMNIYKTKDIVKLNKVLDKVYNNKKIQNEIIEILHNNEKLSYFFLENSLKIDSFLERIKSSFKNTDWYKNITLFLKHPDKNVRIAFLKKLSSVKTLIFIEFYMEILKDREWEVRKTVAQNISIYNDENSLKLLVTLLDDSDRRVVKEVIFLLAKKGDVVLQYLDKHMQLPMPRMKLNILELLEKLRSFEVLKYLVILSGDDSEEVKLKAQQGIMAFMEKISIEDSNEDESKILILLKKELGKTDIKNAVYIIKILLKFKEAGSKIIREDLENRWMVKNDYFNLIKDIKIPEKIYLIIEMLESKKLEVKSNGLKLLSYYQVKSEVEEEVLRLIGEYVIKNIQYLSEEEKRSLSDFLRKNKLLEKIIKKIKSENSYERKVAVEIIGIIGDESIYKIIIGLLKDTDSEIRESVIKILGEEKNEKYLEDFKEMLSDPKDSVQLCAIEAIAKINTVSAKKIILESMDHPNKRVMEKASKIIAHESLKKYIDNFLILDEDTKKKVVKMFGKVEEETEDILSNEIQSIDPEARKRVIEILRYMPNKNKFKKILEKALVDPDKTIRASVVNIIVNISDIDLLKGLLKLLNDPDKRVRANTIEVFGNLNKKAGAKLLVPFLNDKDNRIRANAIMALYRLGKKEVIDEIDKMASMPNKLMKVSAVFVIGELGLTEKQYLLNALMKDKDDLIRKNVLKASYKIKYKNGVIFYLTDKNSEIQTLAREYYEKGL; encoded by the coding sequence ATGAGTGGAAATAATTTAAAATCTATAATAATGAATATCTACAAAACAAAAGATATAGTTAAATTAAATAAAGTTTTGGATAAAGTATATAATAATAAAAAAATTCAAAATGAAATTATAGAGATATTACATAATAATGAAAAATTAAGTTATTTTTTTTTAGAGAACAGTTTGAAAATTGATAGTTTTTTAGAAAGAATAAAAAGTAGTTTTAAAAATACAGATTGGTATAAAAATATAACTTTATTTTTGAAACATCCAGATAAAAATGTAAGGATTGCTTTTTTGAAAAAATTATCTTCTGTTAAAACATTAATTTTTATAGAGTTTTATATGGAAATATTAAAAGATAGAGAATGGGAAGTGAGAAAAACAGTTGCACAAAATATTAGCATTTATAATGATGAAAATAGTTTAAAATTATTAGTAACTTTATTAGACGATAGTGATAGAAGAGTAGTTAAAGAGGTAATATTTTTACTTGCAAAAAAAGGAGACGTTGTGTTGCAATATTTAGATAAACATATGCAGCTTCCAATGCCTAGAATGAAATTAAATATATTAGAACTATTAGAAAAATTGAGAAGTTTTGAGGTGCTGAAATATTTAGTTATATTAAGTGGGGATGATTCTGAAGAAGTAAAATTAAAAGCACAGCAAGGAATTATGGCTTTTATGGAAAAAATAAGTATAGAAGATAGCAATGAAGATGAGAGCAAAATATTAATTCTTTTGAAAAAAGAGTTAGGCAAAACAGATATAAAAAATGCAGTATATATTATAAAAATACTTCTTAAATTTAAAGAAGCAGGGAGTAAAATAATAAGAGAAGATTTAGAAAATAGATGGATGGTAAAAAATGATTATTTTAATTTGATTAAAGATATAAAAATTCCAGAAAAAATTTATTTAATAATTGAGATGTTAGAATCAAAAAAATTGGAAGTAAAAAGTAATGGATTGAAATTATTATCTTATTATCAAGTGAAATCAGAAGTTGAAGAAGAAGTTTTGAGATTGATAGGAGAATATGTCATAAAAAATATACAATATTTATCTGAAGAAGAAAAGAGAAGTTTATCAGATTTTTTAAGAAAAAATAAGCTATTAGAAAAAATAATTAAAAAAATAAAATCAGAAAATAGCTATGAACGAAAAGTTGCGGTTGAAATAATAGGTATTATTGGTGATGAGAGTATTTATAAAATTATAATTGGATTATTAAAAGATACTGATTCTGAAATAAGGGAAAGCGTAATAAAAATATTAGGTGAAGAAAAAAATGAAAAATATTTAGAAGATTTTAAAGAGATGTTATCTGATCCGAAAGATAGTGTACAATTATGTGCTATAGAAGCAATTGCAAAAATAAACACAGTATCTGCTAAAAAAATAATTTTAGAATCAATGGATCATCCAAATAAACGTGTTATGGAGAAAGCTAGTAAGATAATAGCTCATGAAAGCCTTAAAAAATATATAGATAATTTTTTAATTTTAGATGAAGATACAAAGAAAAAAGTTGTTAAAATGTTTGGAAAAGTAGAAGAAGAGACAGAAGATATATTATCTAATGAAATACAAAGTATTGATCCAGAAGCTAGAAAAAGAGTTATAGAAATATTGAGATATATGCCAAATAAAAATAAATTTAAAAAAATTTTAGAGAAAGCATTAGTTGATCCAGATAAAACAATAAGGGCATCTGTTGTAAATATAATAGTGAATATATCGGATATAGATTTGTTAAAAGGATTATTAAAATTATTAAATGATCCAGACAAAAGAGTAAGAGCAAATACAATAGAAGTTTTTGGGAATTTAAATAAAAAAGCAGGAGCAAAACTTTTAGTACCATTTTTAAATGATAAAGACAACAGAATAAGAGCAAATGCAATTATGGCTTTATATAGATTAGGGAAAAAAGAAGTTATAGATGAAATTGATAAAATGGCATCTATGCCAAATAAATTAATGAAAGTAAGTGCTGTGTTTGTAATTGGAGAATTAGGATTAACAGAGAAACAATATTTGTTGAATGCATTAATGAAAGATAAAGATGACCTGATTAGAAAGAATGTATTAAAAGCTTCATATAAAATAAAATATAAAAATGGAGTAATATTTTATTTGACAGATAAAAACAGCGAGATACAAACTCTAGCAAGAGAATATTATGAAAAAGGGCTGTGA
- the hemW gene encoding radical SAM family heme chaperone HemW, whose product MIDAIYIHIPFCVKKCNYCDFVSFSNNKNRDLYIKYLIKELKLYSNYVYDTVYIGGGTPSLLKIEEVKEILNSINIAKNAEITFEINPKTVDYEKLKELKNLGINRVSIGCQSFNNETLKILGRIHNSEIAIKTYKDARKAGFDNINLDLMFAVPGQTLKTLKKDLNVLEELSPQHISIYSLILEENTKFWEMKKSGELNLVGEDLEAEMYKYIIEYLENIGYNQYEISNFSKTNYESKHNLKYWRNQHYVGAGLGASGYIQNKRYKNEITFEKYFEKIDNKKFPIKEVEKLNDRHIEEYKYILGLRLVREGVEILNSEYVEIAEKLIKRHLLNRIKNRYFLTKKGLFLANDVFVEFIK is encoded by the coding sequence ATGATTGATGCAATTTATATTCATATACCATTTTGCGTAAAGAAATGTAATTATTGTGATTTTGTTTCATTTAGTAATAATAAAAATAGAGATCTATATATAAAATATTTAATAAAGGAATTAAAGTTATATTCTAATTATGTATATGATACAGTTTATATTGGTGGTGGAACGCCATCATTATTAAAAATAGAGGAAGTAAAAGAAATATTGAATAGCATAAATATTGCAAAAAATGCTGAAATAACTTTTGAAATTAACCCTAAAACAGTTGATTATGAGAAATTAAAAGAATTAAAAAATTTAGGTATTAATAGAGTTAGCATTGGATGCCAAAGCTTTAATAATGAGACGTTAAAAATTTTGGGAAGAATCCATAATAGCGAAATTGCTATAAAAACTTATAAAGATGCTAGAAAAGCAGGCTTTGATAATATTAATTTAGATTTAATGTTTGCTGTTCCAGGACAAACATTAAAAACATTAAAAAAAGATTTAAATGTTTTAGAGGAATTATCTCCCCAACATATCTCTATATATTCTTTGATTTTAGAAGAAAATACAAAATTTTGGGAAATGAAGAAATCAGGAGAATTAAATTTAGTTGGAGAAGATTTAGAAGCGGAGATGTATAAATATATTATTGAATATTTAGAAAATATAGGGTATAATCAATATGAGATATCTAACTTTTCAAAAACAAATTATGAATCGAAACATAATCTTAAATATTGGAGAAATCAACATTATGTTGGAGCAGGATTAGGAGCTTCAGGATATATACAAAATAAAAGATATAAAAATGAGATAACTTTTGAAAAATATTTTGAGAAAATAGATAATAAAAAATTTCCAATTAAAGAAGTAGAAAAACTAAATGATAGACATATAGAAGAGTATAAATATATTTTAGGGCTAAGACTCGTAAGAGAAGGAGTAGAAATATTAAATTCAGAATATGTTGAAATAGCCGAAAAATTAATAAAGAGGCATTTATTAAATAGGATAAAAAATAGATATTTTTTGACAAAAAAAGGTCTATTTTTAGCAAATGATGTTTTTGTAGAGTTTATAAAATAG
- a CDS encoding YggS family pyridoxal phosphate-dependent enzyme, translating into MSVAENIKLIKEDIKKYSKNPDKVKIIAATKYVDYKGVEEVLEAGIKNAGENRVQALREKREILKEKDINWNFIGHLQKNKIKYIIDYIFLIHSVDSLGLAKEINKKAEKIDRVVDILLEVNISGEKSKSGYNREDLENDMTELLKLKNINIKGLMTMAPLAEDNNIVRKVFRELRELEEELNENYFNGRLTELSMGMTNDYKIALEEGATMIRIGSKIFL; encoded by the coding sequence ATGAGTGTGGCAGAAAATATAAAATTGATAAAAGAGGATATAAAGAAATATTCTAAAAATCCAGATAAAGTAAAAATAATAGCAGCTACTAAATATGTAGATTATAAAGGAGTAGAGGAAGTTTTAGAGGCAGGTATCAAAAATGCTGGAGAAAATAGGGTTCAAGCATTAAGAGAAAAAAGAGAAATTTTAAAAGAAAAAGATATAAATTGGAATTTTATTGGACATTTACAGAAAAATAAGATAAAATATATAATAGATTATATATTTTTAATTCATTCAGTGGATTCTTTAGGATTAGCAAAAGAGATAAATAAAAAAGCAGAAAAAATTGATAGAGTTGTTGATATATTGCTAGAAGTAAACATTTCAGGAGAAAAGTCAAAATCTGGATATAATAGAGAAGATTTGGAAAATGATATGACAGAACTTTTAAAATTAAAAAATATAAATATAAAAGGGCTAATGACAATGGCGCCACTTGCCGAAGATAATAATATCGTCAGAAAAGTTTTTAGAGAGTTGAGAGAATTGGAAGAAGAATTAAACGAAAACTATTTTAATGGAAGATTAACAGAATTATCAATGGGTATGACAAATGACTATAAAATAGCACTTGAAGAGGGAGCTACAATGATAAGAATTGGAAGTAAAATATTTTTATAG